A window from Mixophyes fleayi isolate aMixFle1 chromosome 12, aMixFle1.hap1, whole genome shotgun sequence encodes these proteins:
- the LOC142109152 gene encoding cholesterol 24-hydroxylase-like isoform X2, producing the protein MMSPIYPKDPFTYKRLFYLFSTRFMGKGLLTDPDHEHWRKQRRIMDPAFGHTYLVQVMEVFNERAEQLMEQLSERADGKQEVSLHAAINRVTLDVITKAAFGMDLGLVEGNKTAFPDAISTVLKGMIQYLQHPFMKYMPQHWAYIREVEKCVDLLRRTGRECIMKRKQEMLSGEELPKDILTKILQCAEEENGLDDEIMLDNFITFFIAGQETTANQLSFAAMELTRQPEIIHRLRSELDEVIGFKRDISYDDINKLGYMTQVLKETLRLYPPGPGTSRYIKDDIVIEGIKIPGGTSIVFSTYSMGRLEKFFPDPFKFDPERFHPSAPKPYYCYFPFMLGPRSCLGQVFSQLEAKVVLSKLLQRFEFELVPGQSYDIMDTGTLRPRDGVVCTLRPRQESSK; encoded by the exons ATGATGTCGCCCATCTACCCTAAGGACCCATTTACCTACAAGCGGCTCTTTTATCTGTTTAGCACAAG ATTCATGGGGAAAGGGTTGCTGACAGATCCTGACCATGAACATTGGCGTAAACAGAGGCGTATTATGGATCCAGCGTTTGGCCACAC GTACCTGGTGCAGGTGATGGAGGTGTTTAATGAACGGGCGGAGCAGCTGATGGAACAACTGTCTGAGCGAGCGGACGGGAAGCAGGAAGTGAGTCTACACGCGGCCATCAACCGCGTCACGCTGGACGTCATCACAAAG GCCGCGTTCGGGATGGATCTCGGCCTGGTGGAGGGAAACAAGACGGCGTTCCCTGATGCCATTTCCACGGTCCTGAAAGGGATGATTCAATATCTCCAACACCCATTCATGAAG TATATGCCGCAGCACTGGGCTTATATCCGGGAAGTGGAGAAATGTGTGGATCTGCTGCGGAGAACTGGCCGGGAATGTATCATGAAACGGAAACAAGAAATGCTGAGCGGAGAGGAGCTTCCTAAAGACATCCTGACCAAAATCTTGCAGTGCGCAG AGGAAGAGAACGGCCTGGATGACGAGATTATGCTGGATAATTTTATCACGTTCTTTATAGCTG GACAAGAGACTACCGCCAACCAGCTGTCCTTCGCAGCGATGGAGCTGACGCGACAGCCGGAGATCATACACAG GCTCCGTTCAGAGCTGGATGAGGTCATTGGCTTCAAGCGGGACATCAGCTACGATGATATAAACAAACTCGGCTATATGACCCAG GTCCTGAAGGAAACGCTGCGACTTTACCCACCTGGTCCAGGAACATCGCGTTACATAAAGGACGACATAGTTATTGAAGGCATCAAGATTCCAGGAGGAACATCGATTGTT TTCAGTACGTATAGCATGGGCAGGTTGGAGAAATTCTTCCCAGATCCTTTCAAGTTTGATCCAGAAAGATTTCATCCTTCAGCTCCAAA GCCATATTACTGCTACTTCCCGTTCATGCTCGGACCTCGCTCCTGTCTGGGACAAGTGTTTTCCCAG CTCGAGGCCAAAGTGGTTCTAAGCAAACTGCTCCAGAGGTTTGAGTTTGAGCTGGTCCCGGGACAGTCCTATGATATAATGGATACTGGGACCCTGAGACCACGAGACGGTGTCGTTTGCACTCTGAGACCCCGCCAGGAATCctctaaatga
- the LOC142109152 gene encoding cholesterol 24-hydroxylase-like isoform X1, whose product MSLSLSLSWAYSLFLLLCIGALIAFLTYCAYVHYTHMKYDHIPGPPRSSFLLGHSRTINNATKKYKVVHDLFVQWAQEYGPIYRVNFLHYVFINSTSPESVKEIMMSPIYPKDPFTYKRLFYLFSTRFMGKGLLTDPDHEHWRKQRRIMDPAFGHTYLVQVMEVFNERAEQLMEQLSERADGKQEVSLHAAINRVTLDVITKAAFGMDLGLVEGNKTAFPDAISTVLKGMIQYLQHPFMKYMPQHWAYIREVEKCVDLLRRTGRECIMKRKQEMLSGEELPKDILTKILQCAEEENGLDDEIMLDNFITFFIAGQETTANQLSFAAMELTRQPEIIHRLRSELDEVIGFKRDISYDDINKLGYMTQVLKETLRLYPPGPGTSRYIKDDIVIEGIKIPGGTSIVFSTYSMGRLEKFFPDPFKFDPERFHPSAPKPYYCYFPFMLGPRSCLGQVFSQLEAKVVLSKLLQRFEFELVPGQSYDIMDTGTLRPRDGVVCTLRPRQESSK is encoded by the exons ATGTCTCTGTCTCTGAGCCTCTCCTGGGCTTATTCTCTGTTCCTGCTGCTGTGTATTGGGGCCCTCATTGCGTTTCTAACCTACTGTGCCTATGTGCACTACACGCACATGAAGTATGACCATATCCCCGGACCCCCGCGATCCAG CTTCCTCCTGGGTCATTCCAGAACCATAAATAATGCCACAAAGAAGTACAAGGTGGTACATGACCTCTTCGTGCAATG GGCACAAGAGTACGGTCCAATCTACAGAGTAAACTTCCTGCATTATGTGTTTATCAACTCTACCAGCCCGGAGTCTGTGAAG GAGATTATGATGTCGCCCATCTACCCTAAGGACCCATTTACCTACAAGCGGCTCTTTTATCTGTTTAGCACAAG ATTCATGGGGAAAGGGTTGCTGACAGATCCTGACCATGAACATTGGCGTAAACAGAGGCGTATTATGGATCCAGCGTTTGGCCACAC GTACCTGGTGCAGGTGATGGAGGTGTTTAATGAACGGGCGGAGCAGCTGATGGAACAACTGTCTGAGCGAGCGGACGGGAAGCAGGAAGTGAGTCTACACGCGGCCATCAACCGCGTCACGCTGGACGTCATCACAAAG GCCGCGTTCGGGATGGATCTCGGCCTGGTGGAGGGAAACAAGACGGCGTTCCCTGATGCCATTTCCACGGTCCTGAAAGGGATGATTCAATATCTCCAACACCCATTCATGAAG TATATGCCGCAGCACTGGGCTTATATCCGGGAAGTGGAGAAATGTGTGGATCTGCTGCGGAGAACTGGCCGGGAATGTATCATGAAACGGAAACAAGAAATGCTGAGCGGAGAGGAGCTTCCTAAAGACATCCTGACCAAAATCTTGCAGTGCGCAG AGGAAGAGAACGGCCTGGATGACGAGATTATGCTGGATAATTTTATCACGTTCTTTATAGCTG GACAAGAGACTACCGCCAACCAGCTGTCCTTCGCAGCGATGGAGCTGACGCGACAGCCGGAGATCATACACAG GCTCCGTTCAGAGCTGGATGAGGTCATTGGCTTCAAGCGGGACATCAGCTACGATGATATAAACAAACTCGGCTATATGACCCAG GTCCTGAAGGAAACGCTGCGACTTTACCCACCTGGTCCAGGAACATCGCGTTACATAAAGGACGACATAGTTATTGAAGGCATCAAGATTCCAGGAGGAACATCGATTGTT TTCAGTACGTATAGCATGGGCAGGTTGGAGAAATTCTTCCCAGATCCTTTCAAGTTTGATCCAGAAAGATTTCATCCTTCAGCTCCAAA GCCATATTACTGCTACTTCCCGTTCATGCTCGGACCTCGCTCCTGTCTGGGACAAGTGTTTTCCCAG CTCGAGGCCAAAGTGGTTCTAAGCAAACTGCTCCAGAGGTTTGAGTTTGAGCTGGTCCCGGGACAGTCCTATGATATAATGGATACTGGGACCCTGAGACCACGAGACGGTGTCGTTTGCACTCTGAGACCCCGCCAGGAATCctctaaatga